The DNA sequence AAGCGCAAGGAGGCGGCGCAGCGCGCCGCCCGGAAGCGCAGGGCCGCTACGAAGAAGTAGCCGTACGCCACGCGCGCGACGCGTCCACGTCGTCGCGCGTGAGTTGGTGGCCGACCGGTGCCCAACGCAGCGTCACGTCGGCGCCGGCCTCGCGCAGCATCGTCGCGAGGCGTTCGCTGTTGCTCGGCGTGATGATGGGGTCGTGCTCGCCGGCGGCGATGAACACGCGCGTGCCGCGCAGGTCGGGCAGCGTCTCGGGCTCGAACGGCACCATCGCGCGGTAGAGGATCGCCTCGCGCACGAGGCCCGGCCGCAGCAGGAGCAGCGCCGCCGCGATGTTCGCCCCGTTGCTGAAGCCCACCGCCGTCACGCCGTCGGTGGCGAAGCCGTATTCGGCGCTGGCGGCTACGACGAAGTCGCCGAGCTGCGCGGTGCGGGCCTTGAGATCGGGGATGTCGAAGACGCCCTCGGCGAGCCGGCGGAAGAAGCGCGGCATGCCGTGCTCGAGCACCTGCCCGCGCGGCGACAGGAGATTCGCCTCGCGGTCGATGAGGTCGCCGAGGGGAATGAGGTCGTTTTCGTCACCGCCGGTGCCGTGGAGGAGCAGCAGGGTGCGGGCGCTGCCCTCGCGGGGCTCCCAGCGGTGCGTGAAGGCGAGGTCGGTCACGGAAACCAGGCTTTGATGACGGTTGCCCGTACAATCCGATCGAGTAGCGGGAAGTTCGCGGCGAGGTAGGCTTCGCCTTCCCGGGTGATGCGCTCCTGGCTGGGCGCGTTGGCGCCGTCGCCGTAGCCCGTGTAGAGCGAGTCGACCGCGTCGAGTCCGCTGATCACTTCGCCGATGGGCGGAAAGCCGAGGCCATCGAGACGCGGATTGTCGCGCAGGTTGACGAACATCTGGGTGGTGCGCGTGTTCGGGCCACCGCTGGCGAAGACGAGCGTACCGCGGCGGTTGGTCTGCGTCACCGGATCGTCGGGGATCGTGCGCGTGCGCCAGCGCGCGGTGACGGCAGTGTCCGCGGCGAGGCCGAACTGCGAGACGAAGCCGCGGATGGTGCGGAAGAAGCGCGCGCCGTCGTAGTAGCCAGTGGCTACCGCTTCGTAGAACTGCGCGGCGCCATTCGGGGCCCAATCGCGGCGGACGATGATGTCTACCTCGCCCTTCGTGGTCGTGAGGCGCGCGACGAAGGAGTCCGGCACGACGCCTGGCGTGAACGGCGGGACGTCGGGCGCGGGTGCGACGCTGGCCGCCTGCGGCGCGCAGGCGGCCAGCACGACGGCGACGGTGACGACGAGAACGCGGCGAAGGGCGGATGTGGGAGGGCGCTGCATGGGAGCCTTACAGGATGTTGTCGTTGCGGCGCATCACGAGGCGCCGGTCGCGCTCGCGGGTGCCGTTGCGGTACTGGAAGGGCACGGTGATCTCACGGCCGTTCACCACCGTGCCGGAGAGCATGCGGAGTCCACGCGTCTCCTCGGAGGGATCAGGCGTGAACCTCACTTCGCTGCCGACGATCTCATAGCGCCCCGTGACCGCCATCGTCTGCAGCGGGATGCGGCGGTCGCGGCCGCGCGGATCGTTGGCGTACAGCGTGCGGCGGTATCGCACCGAGGCCCGGAACCGCCCATCGTCGCGCAACGAGAGCACGAGGCGGTCGAACACGATCAGGTACGTGGTCCCATCCTCGTCCACGACGCGATCGGTCTGCGGCAAGGGGTCCCGGTCGATGCGTTCGGCGACGAAGGTGCCGGCGCGCAGCGCCGGCACCTGCGCGCGCAGGGGCGCGGCGAGCAACGCGAACGCGAGCAGCAGGAGACGCAGCGGCATGCGCGAAAGGTATTCCGTCCGCGGCACGCTGCGCGAGCGCGCCCGGGGATGACGATGCTCCCGCTCGCAATCCTACGATGCCGCGGCGGCGCGGGGCGCTCGCAGGTTCGGCGCATGCTCGCCGCCCTCCAATCCGCCGCCGTGCTCGGCATCGATGCCTTCACGGTGACCGTGGAAGTCGACGCCGCCCCGGGACTCCCAGGGTGGACCATGGTGGGTCTGCCCAGTGGCAGCGTGAAGGAGGCCCGCGAGCGGGTCGGCGCGGCGCTGGCCAACGCGGGGCTGCAACTGCCCCCGCGTCGGTGGACCGTGAATCTCTCGCCCGCCGACGTGCGCAAGGACGGGACGGCCTTCGATCTGCCGATCGCCCTCGCCGCGCTCGTCGCGAGCGGTCAGCTCGCGGCCGCAGCGGTCGAGGGGCTGCTCTGCGTGGGCGAGCTCGGACTCGACGGGTCGATTCGCCCGGTGCGCGGAGCACTGCCGCTCGCCCGCGCCGCACGCGCGAGCGGTGCTCGCGCCCTCGTGCTGCCGGCCGCGAATGCCGCCGAGGCCGCCCTGCTGCGCGACGTGCGGCTGGCGCCCTGCGCCTCGTTGCCGGAACTGATGGCGCATCTGCGCGCGGGGACGCTGCCGCCCGCGCCGGAGCCGACCGTGAGCGCCGAGCGCGTCGATGCGGCCTGCCTGAGCGATGTGGTGGGGCAACCGGTCGCGAAGCGCGCCCTCGAGATCGCCGCAGCCGGCGGGCACAACCTGTTGCTCGTTGGGCCACCGGGCGCCGGCAAGACCATGTTGGCGCGTCGGTTGCCGAGTATCCTGCCGGCGCTCGACGACGAGGCGCTGCTGGAGGTCGTCGCGGTGCACAGCGTGGGCGGGATCCTCCCGACGGACCGCGCCCCGACGCGCACACCGCCGTTCCGCGCCCCGCATCACACGATTTCGCTCCCCGGGTTGATTGGCGGCGGCCCGGGCCCGCGTCCCGGTGAGGTCTCGCTGGCGCACCGTGGCGTGCTGTTCCTCGACGAGTTGCTCGAGTTGCCGCGCTACGTGCTCGATGCGATGCGGCAGCCGATGGAAGACGCGCGTGTGACGATCGTGCGTGCCGCGCAGGCCGTCGCGTTCCCAGCGCGCTTCCTCTTGGTCGGTGCGGCGAATCCCTGCCCCTGCGGGCAGGACGGGGAGCCCTCGCAGCGCTGTCGCTGCTCGGCGGCGGAGATCCAGCGGTACCGCGCGCGGCTCAGTGGTCCGTTGGCCGACCGCATCGACCTCCACGTGCGCATCGGCGCCGTGAAGCTGGCGACCTTGGGCGAACTGGCGACGGACGAACCGAGCAGCGCTGTGGCGGCGCGGGTCGTAGCTGCACGCGCGCGGCAGACGGCGCGCTACCGCGTGCTGCCCGGCGTGCGGCTGAACGCCGAGGCGCCGGGCCGCTGGTTGCAGCAGCACGGTCTGCTGACGAGCGAAGCGAGGTCGCTGCTCGGCGAGGCCGCCGACCGGCTGCGACTCTCGGCACGCGCGTACCACCGCGCGCTGCGCGTGGCGCGCACCGTGGCGGACCTCGACGGCGACGAGCGCGTGGGGACGGGCGCGATCGCCGAGGCGCTGGTCTTTCGTGCAGGAGACTCCCAGCCGCCCGGGGG is a window from the Pseudogemmatithrix spongiicola genome containing:
- a CDS encoding peptidylprolyl isomerase, with the translated sequence MQRPPTSALRRVLVVTVAVVLAACAPQAASVAPAPDVPPFTPGVVPDSFVARLTTTKGEVDIIVRRDWAPNGAAQFYEAVATGYYDGARFFRTIRGFVSQFGLAADTAVTARWRTRTIPDDPVTQTNRRGTLVFASGGPNTRTTQMFVNLRDNPRLDGLGFPPIGEVISGLDAVDSLYTGYGDGANAPSQERITREGEAYLAANFPLLDRIVRATVIKAWFP
- a CDS encoding YifB family Mg chelatase-like AAA ATPase, coding for MLAALQSAAVLGIDAFTVTVEVDAAPGLPGWTMVGLPSGSVKEARERVGAALANAGLQLPPRRWTVNLSPADVRKDGTAFDLPIALAALVASGQLAAAAVEGLLCVGELGLDGSIRPVRGALPLARAARASGARALVLPAANAAEAALLRDVRLAPCASLPELMAHLRAGTLPPAPEPTVSAERVDAACLSDVVGQPVAKRALEIAAAGGHNLLLVGPPGAGKTMLARRLPSILPALDDEALLEVVAVHSVGGILPTDRAPTRTPPFRAPHHTISLPGLIGGGPGPRPGEVSLAHRGVLFLDELLELPRYVLDAMRQPMEDARVTIVRAAQAVAFPARFLLVGAANPCPCGQDGEPSQRCRCSAAEIQRYRARLSGPLADRIDLHVRIGAVKLATLGELATDEPSSAVAARVVAARARQTARYRVLPGVRLNAEAPGRWLQQHGLLTSEARSLLGEAADRLRLSARAYHRALRVARTVADLDGDERVGTGAIAEALVFRAGDSQPPGGGG
- a CDS encoding alpha/beta hydrolase yields the protein MTDLAFTHRWEPREGSARTLLLLHGTGGDENDLIPLGDLIDREANLLSPRGQVLEHGMPRFFRRLAEGVFDIPDLKARTAQLGDFVVAASAEYGFATDGVTAVGFSNGANIAAALLLLRPGLVREAILYRAMVPFEPETLPDLRGTRVFIAAGEHDPIITPSNSERLATMLREAGADVTLRWAPVGHQLTRDDVDASRAWRTATSS